From the Lathyrus oleraceus cultivar Zhongwan6 chromosome 3, CAAS_Psat_ZW6_1.0, whole genome shotgun sequence genome, the window ctgcgtagtcgctcgcatcacacattagttcaaaattttcattccaattgggagcgactattattggagcgataaccaatttttcttttaaagttttgaaagcttgcaaacaatcatcggtcaagagaaatacctggtccttagcgagcaaattgctcaaaggcttagccacctttgagaagtccttgataaagcgccgatagaacccggcgtgccccaaaaagctacggatgcccttcacattcaccggaggaggtaattttttgatcacttcaaccttagctctatccacttcaagcccccttctagagactttgtggcctagcacgatcccctcggtcaccatgaagtgacacttctcccaattaagcaccaaattggtcttcacacatctttccaacaccgttttcaagtttgccaagcataaactaaaggtcccaccaaataccgagaagtcatccatgaagacttccattgttttctctattaggtcggcaaaaatggcttgcacacatcgttggaaggtcgccggtgcattgcacagcccaaagggcatttttcggtatgcgaacactccaaacggacacgtgaaagcagtcttctcatgatcaaccgggtcaaccgcaatttggttatacccggagtagccgtccaaaaaacaatagtattgttggcccgatagtctttcgagcatttgatccataaatgggagtggaaaatggtcctttcgagtcgcggtattcaaccgcctataatcaatacacattctccaccccgttgcaactttagtggggatcaattcgtccttgtcattccggattacggtaattccacccttcttcggaacaacgtgcacaggactaacccacggactatccgagatcgagtaaatcattcccgcatccaatagctttacaacttcctttcgaacaacctccttcattgtaggatttaagcggcgttgtggttgagccaccggcttaaaatcctcctccatcaaaatcttgtgcatacaataggatggactaattccttttagatcggaaacagtccaacccatggcttcttgatttgtttttagcacaatgattagacgggcttcttcttcatttgtcaaaaggttgcttatgatgaccggctttgcctcggtctcatctaggaatacatatttcaaagtagagggtagcactttcaattcaattggcgctttttcgtcaataacctcctttttcaagttttcctcctctacttcccatggttgtaggtcgtctaaactatcaagttcctttaagcattcctcaagagctagctcttcttcaacagtgaaaacctccaatgagtcgtcaagagctaactccataggagatatctcatgaatatgctttgaaacctccagaatagcgtcttcgatcacatcgatgcgaaagctatcatttctatcttttgaatgcttcattgcctcgaatagatcgaatgtaacttcctcattttgaactctcaccttcattaaaccgtcgtcaacatctatcatcattcgcgcggtcttcatgaacggtcggtccaagatgagcggagcatcgtcatcttcctccatatcaataacaataaaatcgaccgggaaaaagaatttgtcgaccttcaccaaaacatcttgggctacgccatgaggatgggtcgtcgacttatccgccaattgcaacgtcattcggatggacttaatctcaatgttgccaagtctcttgataattgacaaaggtataagattaatgcttgaccccaagtcaataagtcctttcccgacatagacgtcaccaattttaaccggcaatgtaactcttcccggatcaacctctttcttaggaagcgtcctttgaataatggcactacagctcgcatcaaggacgatggtctccggttccgtatacctccgctttttcgttagtatgtccttcatgaatttggcatacttgggcatttgctccaaggcttcggcaaacggaatgttgatttgtaactgtttaaaaatatccatgaaccgggcgtaatgtcgttcattctcccttttggacggggcatgaggataaggaaggttttggattggagtagcgctcactacctcctttccctttgcaactctagcactcttccatctaggATTTTTTtctacctcccttattacctcatcacttatatttttctcaatctccacaccttttttcttttcaacttcaccattatttttactcttttcaacttcttcaccctcactccactctcctacttcaccatcaacattttcctccaatatttcctcctcaatttctttctcttcctctctttgttcactctcgactctttttttattctcactacccaactccctcccacttctcgtcatgatcgccttacaatgtgcattaggatttgtttgcgtgtttgccgaaaaggaaggaccggtttgttgttccgcgagttgcttagcaagttgcccaacttgagtcttgagattttttatggccgcgtcattgctcttttggttagccattgacatttgcatgaattgcgtcaatgtctcttccaatttagaagttatgaccgacggttgttgaggttgagattgataaggattttggggagggttttgacggctagaagaaccacctccataaccttggttatgataatagttgcttctaggttggaacccttggttcccttggtaatgttgttgttgattttgagggtgcggttgataaggttgttgttgttgtggtctcggttgatagtcccgttgattggccatgtagtttacttcgtcaaaaccgggaggtggacaaaatccggtgtcatgttcacctttacaaagttcacaacaagctatttgtttagcttttgacggttctcttaactctttgatttgttgcgttaagagttccagttgttgtgagatgagcttgttttgggcaaggatggcatcgttcgtccctagctcaagcactcccggcttcttcaaagagtttcctcgactttgactctgaagatcatttaaagccattcgatttatgatgtttgtggcttcttcggcactttttgacaataaagagccacccgaggtagcatccaacaacgttttgcagtttggttgaagtccatttttgaagatatggatttgagtcaattcatcaaatccatgccctttacatttcctaagcatggacttgaatctttcccacgcttcatttaatgattcactggttccttgtgaaaacaccgagatggccgtcttggattccatgaatcggttatgggagaaaaatctttcgatgaatttctcttctaacacgttccagtctgtcattacggctggtgtttgatctaagtaccaatcctttgctttaccgagcaaagcgtggggaaataatcgtctgaacaacggaagctcctgagcctgatccactccggcagccaatgctatctcataaaattttgtgagaaaagcaaatgggtcttcatggtccattccggtgaatggacttccatataataaatttagagttcccgttttcatctcagcttgccttcctgtgtggttggcaaactgagcggtgttccgTGGACTatttatgcatggagtagaaataggtggtggtggtggctgctccatgtttggtatgaattatggtggatttgtggttgaagaactttctccttgctcttggcgttgtctagcctgttgcctcctacgtctcgttttgctattgagcctccttgcggttctctcgatctcgggatcaaaaagaagttcgtccacagggatttgccctcgcataaaacgtaagttgcacactaaaccaaacaaattacaagcacaagtcaaaaattcacaagctaaaacttaaacaaccattgcgatgctcgcaatatcaatttacaatccccgacaacggcaCCATTTTGTTggttgtaaatttacgtgtcgggtttttgttatcgtatccacagggattgtaagatatcaccgccgttcgatggttgtattaattctaactcaatgtatcaatagggttttggttggttgtcacgttatcttgcataaaaaggtaataaattgcggtaaaagttttggtttgaataaatgagaaatatcgccaaagttagggttcgatgatcactttgcatgtatttgttcggtcaacaatcttataaactcctttagatgataaatcatttcacaaagtcctcccaatatgtttctctcgaacacacattgtgagttttcccattttgatccattgtttctctcgaacacaatctatcaaaatgacaactttttggttcaaccttatggtgaacaaaatcattcattactatctctagctaacaaacaagattggatgaaaacctaggtcaagagttggtaaacatctctcgatcataaaccaacacaaagagttttaaatagaaacaaagttttcatcatatattcaccattaaagagtttacacatgaagatccttacatttacacacaaagctagtaatcacctacatctaaccttgacaaatggatgacttagctactcattttcatggtagcttggtcggcaagtttcggaagaaggttgatcaacatccaagtcggataatcgagattggatgggaatccaccttctttttgtagaagatggttacaagatgaagagaaatgaaatctagggcataaaatctcccaagaacaatgctgtaaaatatctctaagaaagtacaaaagtggaaaaattaggtaaaactaaggtatggctctcaaaagtggcatttgctacttatagagctgtactgggcagtcatgctcgctaggcgagcagaatggctcgcgtagcgagggtctaattgaggcaccagaggcccctgcgcccagagaaacagcctactcagactgtcatgttcgcctagcgaacagaaccttcgcctagcgaaggtcacgcttcaaccctcgctccagcgaggttgagaggtttggctactggaatgctcgctgggaactcgctagagcctcgcctagcgagtgagtgctggctgcgcttttcaccaaaactgaacgaactcgctaccaccttcgctagcagctcgcctagcgaatttattgatattttactggagcttttcgctagcagctcgcctagcgagcaggctgatgaatgcttgttttctttggttcctttgccaattttcttgtgtcttcattttcaattatttcatgccttcttcctgcacaataacacacaaatcaaaggtaccaagatcgtttatcaatgtaatgcatttcatgtaaaacaaaggtggttttgacaatttagcaaggaaaaagagtgaaagatgcccacatatgatagctcaaataagcacttttgaGCATCTAACAACGAACACGAAGAACGATTTGAAAACTTAATCAAGAGAACCATCCAACCGGAAAGGTTCATCTGTTTATCACCGGGTGGGACTTATCGGAATTTGGTTTCAAATTTTGAGAGAAGAAGGTGGACAAAACTTTGTGAACCAGAGGCGGCAATCAATTATGATATTGTACGGGAGTTCTATGCAAACGCCATGCATCTTGAAGAGGGAGTAGCTTTCAACTACCAAACAAGGGTAAGAGGCAGGATTATTTCTTTTGGCAGAGATGCAATTAACTCATATCTTGGTAATCATCTAACCTTGGGAGAGAATTAACGGTGTGAGTATCGTACCCAGGAATTGGCAAATGTTTGGGATCTTCCAGCGGTAAGTGCTACCTTGTGCCTTAAAGGAAAGACATTTGACCTAAATGATCAAGGACTTCCAAAATCATGGAAAAGAGAAAATCTAAATCTGGAAGCAAGGGCATTTCTGGTGCTGCTATTGGATAATATCCGGCCAAGGAGCCACAACACCACGGTCCCTTTGGATGTAGGGTGTTTGCTGTACTACATTATGATCGGCAAATCTGTGGATGTAGCATCAATCATAACGGGAGAAATGCGGAAGATGGCTATAAGCGGAACAAAATTTGGTGGTAAAGCAGGTGTGCTTGCATACCCGGGGCTGATCATGGGACTTTGCCGACGGGCAAATGTTGTCATTCCGGATGAAGTACATTTCTCTATCACTAGTGTGATTAACGATGCTTATCTGAATAGGTTCTGCCAAAGCCAGATGGACAGAGCCGAAGGAGCTGGGACTTCGTCATCCAGACCCCGAGCCCGCACTACTCCAGTCTTCGACCAGATGGCGTTTTCCAATTATTGCtgtgagagctttgaggcctctaggaggtctcaatcatttatCTTTGATGTTATGCAGCAACAATTCCAGAACACGTTCCTTGCACCCGAAGCCCGCGCATTTCCTTCTCCGGCGGAATATGTcgcttatgctaattggcctgagggcaggccagcttttatggggggtgcaggaaGTGGTGCAAACCATAATGAGGAGATGGAGGACGTCCTTGGATCTGTtggtggtggccaagaggaggaagattgaggagttggtgaatttgaggagtttattttattttgagtttctttgtattattttgcttttgtaaaattttgattgtacttttgggtggctctagttcaccaaaactttggTTTGTTAGTTGTTTTGATATTTGCATGAATACTCTTTGAGATTTAAAGTGAGTTACAATCAATTTGGTTTACCAAcaatttttgtttaattgttcctactcttaagtcaagcttaaagcaaccaagaaatgttcgcaaagaaagaggcataggacacttcgagtggtgatgataagaattagtgtcgacatttcaaggtacactttatcgctttctagacttaacatgagtagtttaatggtatgtgcaaattccatatcataaattcattgaaatatatgtcatttttgaatcaaaataggacttaaccaattgtgaggaagctttccattgtacactaaaatgcgggaaaccgagcattatttcaactcattcttatcatgctaaatcatgcatcaagcTATTTTTGTGTGAGAATTTTGGAAATGATAAAGGCATTGTTTgttgagaaaaaccacttgaccaaaaagtttgaatcaactaaccttgtgaggagtaatccttagttaaacccctttgagcttattttaggattcatttgattgataattgtaaaatcaatttaaaattttggaataaatgaatcctaatttcgTTCGTATCAATTgaaccctcaaaccgagttgtttgcaaaattttgccttttgcttatgtctaagtagggagcattattgaataaatttggttttggaatataaagttggggagagtaaagtaaaaagatgtgattagaaacttggaaaagtgagtttttatgaaagggcgaaaatccgaaaagaaataagaaaaagaaatcacccttgaaaccatagagcaaagaaaaagaaaagaaagaaaaaagcaaagaaaatgctcatggttgtgtggatgtgaaaagaaaaagaaaaaaatagggatcaaagaaatggaaattgtgtagagttgaatgtttgggaatgctcccttaggataggaaactttgttgaattctcttaatcatatcctttcttgtaacctaagccacattacaacctttgaaagacctcttgattctcatttttcacatgatttggtatttgttgtgataaccacatgatttgagttgttgttgatttaattgcttggatgagtgaaagtaacccttcatgttattcatcattattatgatgtgtgtgtaagtttgattcaattttgacatatatggctttgaatttcttggaatgatttttgcactgAACCATTTCTCATATTCATGTcttgtctagaattgagataggtggattgagaaagtgccaaacacttttgaaccatttgaatgtccttggtaaatccttgtttcaatcttttgtgtcattgctttggttgtgatggtggaaacttttgtttagggacaaacaaaatgctaagttggggagagttgttagggaccaattagtactactttttatatcattttattggtcccttttaccaagttttgatgtaattacacacttttattctcactattttgtataaatgcaattaggtttaatttatgttgttttgaatagttatttcacatatttgttagttttgtaaaatttttgggcaagagagctttggaatgcacaatcataattttaaagaagtgttgaatgcaatttggaggcctaaTTTTTAAGAATATCACTTGGAAGACTATTGGGATGAAGCTTGCAAAGTAAGGAAGCTGaggtagcttcagttcgcgccaTGAACCCCCTTCGCGCCGCGAAGCCTGCGAATCCAACAAGTTGTTTTTGGCCAAGGGTGCTGTTTTCAAGGCCAGCTAGTgttgccattttggtgtctgccttaGGGGAGTTTTTCTGATTTTGAGGAAAATGATCATTttaggaaatgtcaacccttttagaaaaTCAGAATGGAACTTGTTCATTAATTATTATTCACACATTCATTGAGAGTTTTTGATTTTTTataagagagaaaaacagagttttcttCCATTGCATATTGCTTTCcaaatgatgatgaggagctaaaccccattttgtcaagattggaggtagtagctattcctatttgtgtatgtatttcatttgactcttatatatgataaaagattgttgatgtattgaatgatatttttgccctaagttgaatatcAGATTTGAatagttgttgaaagagattatttaagtcttgacagaaaatatgctttcaagtagtgaataagttgtagagatagatttattcattactcttcttttgtatcaaccattaaagattgctatattgatagttaggtggagagatcgtctaaggatcaatatagtgattatcacaatatcatttagacataaatgatattgagaggatacttgaacatcatcaataatcttaaatctatatagttatcataaggaatcataagcacttggaatagtgaactccaatcttgtcaagcttttacatttgattaaaaccattttattgttttagtgacattttactcaaaaagataactttccaaacaaaacaacttggttactttctaaacttataacaatttggattatagaacggcggtaataacatccaatctctgtggatacgatataaaaatatttgccgaagatatacttttcaatAACTTGTAAAAAGGAACATAACATCCCTTACAAATGTTGCATATCCTTTTTCCCGAATCCATCATAAGGACCGACCAGTCAAAAAGGAGTCTGACTCGTGATTTAAGTCTCACTTACACTCGTCTCGTCACTTATAATGAAGGGGGTATCTACTATCTATGAATCCATCCAATTGTATTTGTTTGTGTCGACTAGCTCCACCAACGTGGCTCTTTTTAGAGATATTTCATTAGCCTCGAAGATCCCAAAGGGATTGAGCCAATTAACACCATATGACCGAGCTCCACGTGCTATGCAATCCTTAATTTCAGTATCGCTTGACTCCCATCCCTAAGCTTTTCGGTAAGTCTTGATGAAAATTTTGACATCCTCACTATTCAAAATAGAAACCTCCATTTCTAGAGTCTGCAAAGCAGGAGAAGTTGAAGCTCCTACAATTTTAGGTGATGCAAGCGTAAAACCAACTACACGGCCACCCCTTGTATCCTCATCATATAAAAGAGCGTCTAACAAAGAATCGCTGGAAGAAGCTCACATAACTGGAGAGCCTATAGAAAGCTTTTTTGAATCAGAATCATTAGATACAAGTATAACTTCTTGGGCGGATTGATTAGTGATTAGGTAGGAACGATTTGAACTAGAAGATACATCTCAGAATCACTAGACAAACTTATGGGTTTATCATTCATATTCTCCATGGTAAAGAAAATGTTGAAGATATGAAAAACTTAGGGTAAAAAGGGTACCTGGGAGAAGTAGAATCTGATGGAAAATGCGAAGTTCAAATGAGAGAGAGGAAACTATATTCAAGGAATAGCAAGCGCTTTGAGAAATACTCTCGGATAAGAAGAAGGAAAGACACTCTCGAATGGAAAATAACTCTCAAGGCTAGCGAAAGTTCTCCCAAAGCTCAAAGACTCTTATATATAAAAGAAGGTGATCAACATTATCACTAAAAATGAGAAGTTACAAATCAACAGTTTGATTTCACCTAGGAAATATAAACAAACATAAGTACACTTGAATGCCCAAGCAGGAAGTGCCATACCCTAAGCTAGTAACCTAAAGCCACACATTTGGAAAAAAAAATCGGCGAAAAATATCAATGATGGGAAAACATTTAATGCGTTTGTTCCCTGCTACTTTTCTAATTGATCCGAGATTTCTCCGCTTCTCTCCAAGGTCAAACATCGTTGCTGGAGGCCGGTCACGACTTTGAAGACTTCCCGACTAATTCATATCTGGCAAGCCTTGGAGGCAACCAAATGCCCAACCAGCGCATGTCCAGTCAAAATGATTTAACGTATAAAATCAGCTCACGTAAGATTCAATGTACACTTTTTTTATCTCCACTTTTTACTGTACTCATTTTAGACTATGAACTAACTTAGATGTTTCATTTTTTACTATACTCATTTTAGACTATGAATTAACTTAGGTGTTGCAGTATTAACCTTACAAATCTAACACGCGTTACCGTATCGAAGATCAGCATCATCGATTTCAGAGTCTTGCATCATCCATCAACACAAGTTCTAATTCTACAATGGAACAAATGATGTTCATTCATTTTTATCCTAGTAACGATAAATTTATACTTTTATTAACATATTCTTACAATTCAACCGTCAAATTTAATTTACTCTCAAAATACAATCTTGATTCAAATCCATTCCTGTAATCCAAAGTACTAATCCATATTGCTATGCTGACCATTGCTGAGTCACACCAGATTTAACATTTTATGTCTGTCTTCTATTAACTAATTAAAAACATTAGCAACTATTAGTTTCTCTCTGCAGCTAAAATGCATACTATACAAATGTTTCATGAGTCAAAATGTACTTCAACAAAAAAACTGTCCTCATACATTGTAAAATTCCCTCTGTACAATGACACAATTATGTCCATATACATTTCTAACTTTCCCTCACTATTCATCTCTCTCTCTTTTCTCATATAATATAAACAAACAACAATTTGAAGTTTAATATACCTTATGTTAAACCTCTTTTATTCCTATATAGGTTTGGCATGTATATGAAGTTATGAACTTCACAAAAGTTTAAGATAAGAGAACCAACTATGTATCAACATTGGTCAAGGATGTATGGAACACAATGGGAATCCTACATGGGAATCAACAACCTAGTTAAGGTTGTTGGATCTGAACAGATGAGTTTTGAGCCAATCAAATCACCTTGCAACAACAACATTGTCAGTTCGAATTTTCAAGGTGAAGAAGAATACTATGATGAGGATGAGATTGAAGTTCCTGATTGGTGTTTTGATAACTTCCCAAAGATAACAGATCCTCCATTGCTGAATTGTCAAGCCTCTGGAGATAACTTCACTGCTTCTCAGTTCACAAACTCCTTGTACTCCGTTGATGAATCTTTGGTGTCCAATACTGAAGATAGTCATAATTCTTCTGAAGAAGAGTATAGTAATTTTCAGTCTGGGAATATGTCGTTCTATAATCACTTTCCTCAGAAACATGATGAATTTCTGAAGAATGATGCTTTCTTAGATGAGAAGAAGCCCCTTGAAATTTCCTTTCAGAGAACTGAGGTAATTCTTACTTTCTTTTTATGTAGCTTGTAATTTTTCCAATAGGGTTAAGCGCAGAGTCGTCTTAAGTTTTCAGATGTTAAATAGGGTTAAGTGAGCTTCTTAAATTTTCATAGACCTGCCGTAGATTAATCATGGTTTAAGTGTAACAAATAAAATAGACGCTCTATTTTGCCATGGTATAACTCTGACAAATATTTCATGAGGTATTTTTTAGCCACTATTTAAATGTGTCAAATTTGGGGCCGGGGCGATAGCCTGTTTTGCACGGTCTTAAAGACGGTTTTATTTAAGTTAAGTGTTAATCAAACAATTTTTCCAACAAATCAATTAAGCTATTTCAATGTAATCTATAGTCAGGGTCATGTACAAAGTCACAAAAGCATAGTCCTCAACTTTATGGAACCACCTGTGTCACTTCTAGCAACTCTGGTTCAAGGAAAACTCTAACAAGTAAAAGAAGAATAAGATGGACAGAAGCACTGCATGAATCATTCATGATGATAGTGGAACACCTTGGTGGTCCAGAAAGTAAGTTTAACTAAATTATAATCTTAGTTACACATTAAGCAAAAATACTCAATTCAATTACTTCACTGATTCATTGCAGAAGCAAAGCCTAAGGCAATACTAGATATGATGAAATCAAATTCGCTATCACTTTCTCATGTTAAAAGTCATTTACAGGTAAAATTATTTCCACTCAACAGTTTCATATGAGGCTCATAAGCATTGTTGTGTTGTGTGTGGCTTCATTCGCTACTACTCGagtttttaatatttttcttaTATGATTTCTTTGCAGAAATGTAGGTCGACTATACGCTTACATAAAGCTTTGCAGGGTAAATTACATTTTTTTATTGCATAGTTCATGAAATTTTGCAAATTAGAATTTTGGgctattttaatttttaatgataTGATCAACAAGAGCGACGCAATTGTCTTTGTTTTTCAGAAAGATCTAAGGAAGGATTTAGAACAGATAGAGTCACAGAACTTCAACACAAAATGTAACATAAATTTAGCTACTGAGATCTATAACAATGTTACTAATGTAACATAGATTCATAAATTTCACCAGTTTTTTAAATATATGTTCTTTTTTTCCTATTTCCTAGCAGCCTTATGCAAATCGAGGAATCGCAGAAGTTGCAACTAGAGGTTCGAAAAAGTATTTCACAGCAGCTAGAGGTAACATGCAATTTTGCTTACAAAAATAGTTGAGTTGTATTGTTGAGATCACAGTTCAATCCTTAGGCTTATTCTTACTATGTTGTGTGTGTTTTTTTTGTCTTTGGGTTTAGATGCAAAGAAATTTGCAAGCACTAATTGAAGAACATAGCAAGAAGCTCAAAGTAATGCAAAGAGAAAACACCAACCAAAGAATATCATTGACACAACCAGAAGGTCAATAGTCACAAAGTTGAAGTCTGTAAAACATTGATTCTTCGATTGTTTGGTAGAGTTTTGATGCCTTCTAAGTCGACAATAAGGGAGACTATCTTTCATATTGGATGACAAGATCCAACATCATTACTTGCCAAGGAAGATTGATATTCTTTATACAAGATGTTGTGATTCAAATGCACTAAAGATGAACAATGTATATT encodes:
- the LOC127126241 gene encoding protein PHOSPHATE STARVATION RESPONSE 3 isoform X2, which encodes MYQHWSRMYGTQWESYMGINNLVKVVGSEQMSFEPIKSPCNNNIVSSNFQGEEEYYDEDEIEVPDWCFDNFPKITDPPLLNCQASGDNFTASQFTNSLYSVDESLVSNTEDSHNSSEEEYSNFQSGNMSFYNHFPQKHDEFLKNDAFLDEKKPLEISFQRTESGSCTKSQKHSPQLYGTTCVTSSNSGSRKTLTSKRRIRWTEALHESFMMIVEHLGGPEKAKPKAILDMMKSNSLSLSHVKSHLQKCRSTIRLHKALQERSKEGFRTDRVTELQHKILMQIEESQKLQLEVRKSISQQLEMQRNLQALIEEHSKKLKVMQRENTNQRISLTQPEGQ
- the LOC127126241 gene encoding protein PHOSPHATE STARVATION RESPONSE 3 isoform X3 → MYQHWSRMYGTQWESYMGINNLVKVVGSEQMSFEPIKSPCNNNIVSSNFQGEEEYYDEDEIEVPDWCFDNFPKITDPPLLNCQASGDNFTASQFTNSLYSVDESLVSNTEDSHNSSEEEYSNFQSGNMSFYNHFPQKHDEFLKNDAFLDEKKPLEISFQRTESGSCTKSQKHSPQLYGTTCVTSSNSGSRKTLTSKRRIRWTEALHESFMMIVEHLGGPEKAKPKAILDMMKSNSLSLSHVKSHLQKCRSTIRLHKALQALCKSRNRRSCN
- the LOC127126241 gene encoding protein PHOSPHATE STARVATION RESPONSE 3 isoform X1; amino-acid sequence: MYQHWSRMYGTQWESYMGINNLVKVVGSEQMSFEPIKSPCNNNIVSSNFQGEEEYYDEDEIEVPDWCFDNFPKITDPPLLNCQASGDNFTASQFTNSLYSVDESLVSNTEDSHNSSEEEYSNFQSGNMSFYNHFPQKHDEFLKNDAFLDEKKPLEISFQRTESGSCTKSQKHSPQLYGTTCVTSSNSGSRKTLTSKRRIRWTEALHESFMMIVEHLGGPEKAKPKAILDMMKSNSLSLSHVKSHLQKCRSTIRLHKALQERSKEGFRTDRVTELQHKISLMQIEESQKLQLEVRKSISQQLEMQRNLQALIEEHSKKLKVMQRENTNQRISLTQPEGQ